The genome window CCATGCATCGCACGCCGGACTTTGGATCTGCCCTACAGGCTTAATTGTCTTTCTTGGGCCGCGGGTCCTTCAGGGTCACGCTGACTTTCTTCGCAGCGTCGACGATGCTGGCCAGCATCGTCTTGCCCTTCTTGTCGAACGTGATTCTGAGGTTGCCGTCTTTGTCAAGGTTGCTAACCTTCGTGACGCCCTTGAGCTTCAAGATCGCCTCACGGGCGTTCTTGATGGCGCCCTTGCTGCCGGTCGCGTGGAGAACGAGGGTCGCGTCGAAGTTCGGACCGGACTCCCTCACGGTGCCGATCAACTCTTGCAGCGACACTTTTTTCGAGTCGAACTTGAGGCGCGCCAACTTTGTTTCGATGCTTACATTGAGGTCAAGGATCGGCTTGATCGTAGCGATGCCAGACTGCACCGCGCTCGAGCACCCGCCTCAGGTCATGCCCGTCACAGCGAGCGTGACCGGTTGCAGCTTCAGTTCGGCGTTCGTGGCCGACCAGGCCGTGGCCACGGTCAGCGCGGCCAATGCGGTTACGATTGTTCTTGTCTTCATTATGTTATCCAGTCTACATTCGTAACGGTCTGTAACGCGCGACAGTTTCGCAAAATCTGCGCCAACGGCAGTTTGGCGGCAGCGTCAGGGATTCTGCCGGGTCCGCAGCAGCCTGAAATCGGTTCCTTTGCAACCAGTATGTATACTAGCCAACCATGAGAGGAATATTCCGTTTCGCAATGCTCGCACTAGCGTCGGCGCTGGTGTGCGCGGGCTTCGCCCAAGAGGAAGAGGTCAAGCCGGATAAGCTGAAAGAGGATCTCCCACTGCAGGGCACGGAGACCATCGAGTTCACGACCGACGAGGTCACTTGGATGTCGCTCGACGTCTCGCCCGACGGCAGCACGATCGTGTTCGACTTGCTAGGGGACCTTTACACACTGCCGATCATGGGCGGCGAGGCCAGGAAGATCGTGGGCGGGATTTCGTTCGAAGGCCAGCCACGGTTCTCTCCCGACGGCGAGAAGATCGTGTTCACCAGCGACCGCAGCGGCGCAGACAACGTCTGGATCGCAGACGCAGACGGCGACAACGCCAAAGCGCTCACCAAGGGGCGCAACAGCCATTACTTTTCTCCTGACTGGACGCCCGATGGCAAGTACATCGTCGTTTCCAAAATGATAAGAGGCCAAGTCTCGGTGACAATGCTCGTTCCGACCCTTCGCATGTACCACGTCGACGGCGGCAGCGGCCTGACGCTGAGCAGCCAGGCCTCAGGATCCGGCGGCTTCTCTCGGCAGTTTCAGATGGGAGCGGTCGCATCGCCCGACGGCAGGTATGTGTACTTCGCGTTCCACAACGGTCGCCCTAGGCGCAACGCCATGTTCCCAATCTGGCAGGTCTCTCGCTACGACCTCAGAACCGGCGACACCCAGCGATTGACGAACGCGCAGGGCAGCGCGATGCGGCCCGCAATCTCTCCCGATGGAGAGCACATGGTTTACGCGACGCGGTTTGAGACGCAGACTGGTCTGCGCGTCCGCAATCTCGTGACGCACGAGGAGAGATGGCTCGCCTACCCCGTCACTCGCGACGACCAGGAGTCGGTCGCCAGCCGCGACACGTACCCCGGCTACTCCTTCATGCCCGACGGCAAGTCGCTGATCGTGCCGGTCAACGGCAAGATAGCCCGCATCGACTTCAAGTCCGGCAAGATGACCGACATCCCTTTCACGGCGAAAGTTTCTGTGAAGGTCAACCCGACGGTCCACTTCGATTACAAGGTCGAGAGCGGCGATCAGGTCACCGCGCGGCTGGTCCGCTGGGCGAAGCTTTCGCCGAGCGGTACACAGGTCGCGTTCACAGCTTTCAACAAGCTCTGGGTTCAGGATCTGCCGTCCGGCGAGCCGAAGCGGTTGACCCAAAGCGAAGGCGTTGGCGAGTTCATGCCGGCGTGGACTCCGGACGGCAAGGAGATCGTGTACGTCACGTGGAGCGGCAACGGCGGCAGCGTGATGAAGGTGAGCGCGGACGGCGGTACGCCAATGAAGCTCACGCACACAGACGCGTACTACTCCGACCCCGCCGTGACTCTCGACGGAAAGAGGATCGTGTTCACAATGGGCAACGCCATCGACCACATGTTCTCGATCGAGCCGGATGGCAGGCGCGACGGAATCCTGCCCGAGACCGGGGACGAAGAGATCGGCGGGTTCGGCGGCGGAATGGGCCGCGAGCTGGTATGGATGCCGATCTACGGCGGAAGGCCGACGACCATCGGCCCGGCGCGCGGCTCGTCGCCGCATTTTGTAAAAGATCAACCTGAGCGCGTGTACCTGACTTCGCGCGGAAGCCTGACCTCGGTTCGCTTCGACGGGCTCGACCGAAAGACGCATCTAACCGTCTCAGCCTCGACAGGCGGCGGCGGAGGTGGACGCGGCGGAGGAGGCGGGGAGGCCGTCATCATCTCGCCGGACGGAGGCTTTGCGTTCGTCAGCGCGGCGGGGAGGCACTACATCGTCACGATTCCGCCTTCGGGAGATCAGACGCTGAGCTTCTCGCTCCCCGGCGGCCCCGCTCCGGTCAAGAAGATGTCCGAGCACGGCGGCGACTACCTCGGTTGGTCATCGGACGGACGGTCGGTCACTTGGTCGTGGGGCGCGACGTTCTACATCCAGGACGTGAAGAGCGACGAGCCGCACGAGACGCCGATCAAAGTCACGATGCCGCGCGCGAAGCCAGAAGGCACGGTCGTTCTCTCCGGCGCGCGCCTCGTCACCATGAACGGTGACGAGGTCATCGAGAGCGGCGACATCGTCGTCACCGACAACCGCATCGTCGCGGTCGGCCCGAAAGGAACGGTCGCCAAGCCGGCCGGCGCGAAAGTCATCGACGTCACCGGCAAGACGATCATTCCAGGCTTCGTCGATATTCACGCCCACCTGCGCCCGCCGCGCAACGTGCTGCAGCTGCAGAACTGGTCGTACCTGGCCAACCTCGCTTACGGGGTCACGACCACGCGCGACCCGCAGAGCGGCTCGACCGACGTGTTCTCCTACATGGACCTGATGGACACCGGCCAGATGATCGGCCCGCGCATCTTTTCGACGGGCCCCGGCGTGTTCTCGCGCTCGGGTTTGACGGACAAGGACGCGGCATTTCGCTACATCAAACGGTACCGCGACGCGTATAACAGCCAGACGCTGAAGCAGTACATGTCCGGCGACCGAATCGTGCGCCAGTGGATCGCGATGGCTTGCCGCGAGTACAGCATTACGCCGACCACCGAAGGCGGGCTCGACCTAAAGCTCAACCTCACGCACATGTTCGACGGCTACAGCGGCCACGAGCACTCGCTGCCGGTGCATCCGCTCTACAAGGACGTGACCGAGTTCGTCGCGCGCACGAAGACGTTCTACACGCCGACGCTCTTGGTTGCTTACGGGGCGCCGTGGACTGAGAACTACTTCTATCAGCACACCGACGTGCACGGCAACATGAAGCTGCGCCGGTTCGTGCCGCACGCTCTGCTCGACGGAATGACACGCCGCCGGGGCCAGTGGTTCTTGCCTGAAGAGTACGGGCACGAGGGGATCGCGCGGGGGCTGCGCGACGTGGTTCGCGCTGGCGGTCGCGTGGGGCTGGGGTCGCACGGCCAGTTGCAGGGCCTCGGCGCGCACTGGGAGATCTGGGCGATGCAGAGCGGGGGCATGACCGAGCACGAGGCGCTCAAGTGCGCCACGATCTTTGGCGCTGAGGCGATCGGCCTTATAAGCGACCTCGGCTCTCTTGAGGCGGGAAAGCTCGCCGACCTGATCGTGCTGGACGAGAACCCGCTCGACGACATACGAAACACGAACACGATCCGCTACGTGATGAAGAACGGCGAGCTGTTCTTCGGGGACACGCTCGACCAGATCTGGCCGGTTCGCAAGATGCTGCCGAAGATGTTCTGGCAAGACCTCGATCCGCCGACGGATTAGCGGGTCGCACCGGAACCCCCATCCCTCAACACTGCGAGTGTTGAGGGTTTTGTTCGGGTTTGTTCGGATTTGTTCGGATTGGTTCGGGTTGGTTCGGATTGGGAGGGCGAGCACGTCATCCTGAGTGGATCGAAGGACCTCGCGAGCCGGTGTTCCACGGTCGGACTCGCAGGAATTGTCCGCGCGCTTGCTCGGAATCCCTCCCCCGGCCTATTGCTTGACGTTCGCAACAAACTCTCGTGGTCGGGGGAGGTTAGGAGGGGGCCGGAACAACCTTGCGATTCTCGTGTCTGGAATTTGACGTTCGTCGCTCGCGAAAGCTAAGGTCGCCCGGGAGGACGACGCTCCACTGGGAAGGTGCGAGGTGCGAGGTGCGAGGTGCGAGGTGCGAGGTGCGAGGTGCGGAACCAACCCGAACACAGTTCTCAGTTGGCTGTTGGCAGTTGGCAGTTGGCAGTTTTCCGAACCAACCCGAACGAACCCGAACCAACCCGAACCAACCCGAACCAATCCGAACGAACCTGATCGAACCCGATCGAACCCGAACCCCCGATCCGCTAGTTCATTCGGCGCACGACTGAACGATTCTGCTCTAGCTCGACACTGATCTTCTAGCTATCAGGCCATCAAGCTCGTCTTGCCGGCCTGGAGCGAGGTTTGATCAGTATGAAAAAAGCTCATTGGCTGCCGTTGGCAGCGCTAGCGGTTCTCTTGGTCGGTTGTGGCGCGGAAGGGTATGACTCGGCGGAAGTATCGAGGTCCCTACCAGATAGTGATATGGCCCAGTCCGGCGGAGGTGGGTACAGTTTCGACGACTCTGGACTAGAGTTGACCATGGGGGCGCCGAACGACAGCGGGGGGGATATTCCTCCCCTGGCACAAATGACCACGGCCAGCATGGCTCAGCAGCTGCGGCAGATCATCCGCAACGGGGATATCAGCTTGAGAGTCGACGACGTGCGGAAGACCGCGCGACAGATCACGGATATGGTCGTCCAGGGCGGCGGATACGTTCAGTCGACGAAGACGAACGACGTCGCTGGGGACAACCCGACGGTCGACATGACGATTCGCGTCGTTTCGAGCGGCTTCGACGACGCGATGATGACGCTCGAGGAGATGGGCGTTCTGCTTGAACAGTCTTCGAACACGAAAGACGTGACGTCGCAGCTCATCGACCTCGGCGTACGGGTGAAGACCTTGACGGCCAAAGAGGACACGTTCCGCGAGATGCTGCGCAACGCGCGCACCACGAGCGACATCATCTCGCTGCAAGAGCGGCTGACGCAGGTTCGCACCGAGATCGAGCGGATGGAGGCGCAGCGCAAGTCCCTGAGTGCGCTCGCGACACTCTCGACCATCGAGGTCCACCTCTCTGAGAACGCGACGATTCCTGTCGTCGCCAGCGACCCGAACTGGTTCGGCCAGAACTTCGCCGCCGCCTCGACGTCGTTCATGGGCATCGGTCGCGGGCTCGTCAGCATGCTGACTTGGCTGGTCGTGTTCAGCCCGATCTGGCTCACCCCGATCTTGGTCGGCGCGTGGGCGTGGAAGCGATTCGGCAAGCGGATTCCTCCGGTAACCCACTAAGGGCGAGATTCGCGCGGCCCGGTAACGGGCCGCGCTTCTCATGCCTCAGGACGGGTTTGCCACAAGTCTGGGCGACAACAAGCTACGTCCTGAGGCATGGAACTCTTTTCTCCTCCTTCTACGGTTTTCAAGGTTCAGGGAGAGTTTTTCGGCACGGCGCGCGAAATTGTTCTGTAGAATCAAGTGTGAGGGTCTTGAACCATGAAAAAAGTACCGTGGGGGTTAATTGCAGTTTCCGTTTTCGCCGTAGTCGTTATTGTGGCGATTTTCTTTCCAGTATTCGCGCAGTCGAAGGTGAGCGCGAGTAATTCGATGGCGATATCGAGCCGGGCCGCCGATAATTCACCGGAGTTCAATACGATGGCTGGAGCGCCTGAAGATGCAACCGTGTCTGGCGACTTCCTCGGCTATAGTCGCGGGAGTCCGGCCGTGGTGACTGGGGGCACAGGCGGCGGATCAGGTTCAAGCCAGTCTGTACCTCCGTTGACAGAGATGTCGACGGCGTCCATGGCCGAGCAACAGCGGCAGGTCATCCGCAACGGGGAGATCAGCGTGCGCGTCCCGGACGTCGAAGAGGCTGAGAGCAAGATCACCGACATGGTCATCAAAGGCGGAGGGTACGTCGAAAGCTCGTCGACCGACCTGCCGGCCGACAACCGCACGATCGACATGACGATCCGGGTCGTGGCAGACGGCTTCGACGGTGCGATGCAGCAGTTGGCGGCTCTCGGCATCAAGCTCAGTTCGAACTCCAGCACGCAAGACGTGACGGCGCAGCTCATCGACCTCGAAGTAAGAGCGAGGACGCTGACGGCGAAAGAGGACACGTTCCGAGAGATGCTGCGCACCAGCCGGACCACGAGCGACATCATCTCGCTGCAAGAGCGGCTGACGCAGGTTCGCACCGAAATCGAGCGGATGGAGGCTCAGCGCAAGTCCCTGAGCACGCTCGCAACGCTCTCGACGATCGAAGTTCACCTGACCGAGAACGCGACGGTTCCGGTCGTCGCGAGCGACCCCAACTGGTTCGGCGAGACGTTCGCATCCTCGGCGACCACGTTCGTCGGCGCTTCGCGCAGGTTGGTGACTGCGGTTCTTTGGATCGTGGGCGTCGCGCCGTACTGGGGCATCCCGCTCATAGCCGGCGTCTGGCTTTGGAAAAGGCACAACGGAGCTGCTGCGTCAACGCCCGAGCAGTCAGGCCGCGATTAACTTGCTTGAGCGTCCTGGGATGCTGTTCGCCGCTATTGACACAGCGGGCCGGAAGTATTGCGTAATCAGATGAAAGGTGCTTGAAATGAAGTACATCCTATACGTCCTGGTCTTCACGAATCAGCACGGCCTAGAACTTCGACGATTAGATATCGATGGAGCGACAATAACGAGGAATCCGGTTACGCGAGAAATCCCGTCTCTGCTGGGCGAGAACGCCGTCTTGAGTGGTATACCACTCACTCTTGGGTCGCCGAGTCCGTTAGAAGACCCATATTCATTTGCCACGTCGCAGATGGTGGCCAGCAAGGATGGGCGTTATCTGGTGATGACGCAGATCAGACGTGAAGGCAAGACATCTGCGGCTCTCATCGATTGGGAAGAAGGAACTTACCGCTCGTTACCACAGGTTTATCACACTCTCCACTCATTCACGGAGAACGGGAACGGTGCCAAGTTCATTGCAAGCAGCTCTGACTACAAACACGAGTATGGGAAGTACACCCTCCTTGTTAAGAGCCTGACGCTTGATGAGACGGGGACCAAATGGCAAGAGCGTCCAATTAAACTTCCAGATCCTCCGGTCCCGCCGCAGTGGAACGAGCGATTGGCAGAACTGCTACCAGCGCTTGATGCGCAGGACGCGATCGGTGCTGAGGGGTATAACGATTTCAGCCAGTACTCCCTCCTAAAGCCTTGGACGACGTATGACTACCTGTCCATCGATGGATCTGTGGCAATGGTCGAATACCGTCAATCCGGCAATATGTCCATTGCGCATCGCTTGGGTGTCGCCACCTACGAGAGCGGCTGGGCGCTGAAGCATCTGGGCAACTGGACCTGGATAGTGCGCAAAGAGATTCACGGAGATCTTGTGTTCGTTCTAGGAAAGAGGTATGGGAAGGCACTGGCCACGCTTTCTATAATTCGGCACACCGACGGAAAGCTACTCCTTGAGCTGTTTGCTTCTGATTACTGCCTGGCGGGGCACAGCAGGCACACAGAGTATCTCAGGTACCAGCAGATGTTGGATGACGAGGACGCTGACTCGAAGCACGGGGCTGCAAGGGACGTAGTGCGACTTGGAGAGTCCCGTCGGTGACGGAGTAACATCGAGAATAGCGCGGCTTGGCAACGCGCCGCGCTAAACTACGCGTCATGAACGCACGGGTGCATATGACGCGGGAGCCGGAGCCGGACGCAAAGGAGATTCTCGTTGGGCTGTTAGACGGTGTTGTGGATCTGAGTTTCGGCGACGACGCGCCGTCCGACACGAAGATCCTCGTCAACGGGCAGCTCCGCGAAGACATCGTCGGAGACCTGCCGCTGTGCGAAGACGTCATCATCCCGTTTGCCGGTCTGCAGCCCAAAACGCGCGAGATATTGCTCGGTCACCCTGCGATTCGCGTGCACAACCTGCACCACAACGCGAACATGACCGCCGAGATGGCGATGGCGCTGCTGCTGGCGTGCGCGCGACGCATCGTCAAACTGCACAACTCGTTCTCGCACGACAACTGGGAGCCGCGGTACTTCACACGCGACGCCAGGAGCTTGTACAGCAAGACCGTCGTCGTACTGGGCTGGGGGGCGGTCGGCAAGTGTGTCGGGGCGGCGTGCGCCGGGTTTGGCATGAACGTGATCGGCGTGCGCAGGGTGGCGGATGGCGAGGCGCGCGGCGTCGACGAACTGCACGAACTGCTTCCCCGGGCTGATTTCTTCGTCGCGACGCTTCCGCTGACCGGGGAGACCGAGGGTTTGATCGGCAAGGAGCAGATCGCGCTGCTGCCAAAGAGCGCGATCGTCGTCAACGTCGGACGCGGCAAGGTGATCGACGAGCAGGCGCTGTTCGAAGCGCTCCGAGACGAGAAGATCGACTCTGCGGGGCTCGACGTTTGGTACCAGTACCCGAAGGATCGCGACGACGAAATCTCTCCGAGCCGGTACCCGTTTGCGTCTCTTCCCAACGTCGTGATGACGCCGCACGTCGCCGGTGGCACCCAGGACACAGAGGAGGTGCGGATGAAAGCGCTGGCCAAGTTGATCAAGGACATCATCGGCGGCGACACCGACGCAAACCTCGTGGACTTGGCTCGCGGTTACTGAGCTTCGCTGGTAGAATCTGCGGCACAGACCGATGAAAGGGTGGCCGCTTTTTGTTCTGTCCGCTTTTGCGCTGTTGCTCGCGCCCGGTTGCCAGCAGCAGCCGACGAACTCTGATCCCTCGCATATCTCGACAGTCACTCCCGAGCCTGAGGTCGTCGAGCCAGAGCCGCCCCCGCCGCCGCGCTACCCGAAGCCCGAGATCGTGCGCGGGATGTACATGACCGCTTGGGTCGCCGGATCGACCAACCGCCGGGCACAGCTTTTTGAACTCATCGGCGACACCGAGCTGAACGCGGTTGTGATCGATATCCGCGACGTAGGGGCCAACTACTGGGAGACGAACATCGAGCTTGACGAACTAGCGCTGGCTACCGAACTCGCAGTTGTCAAGCCCGAGGAGCTGATGGATCTGCTCGACGAATACGACATCTATCCGATCGCGCGCATCTCTTGCTTCGTCGACAACTACGTCCCGGATTACGACGTCGCCAGGGCAGTGCAAAGAGCCGATGGCACGGTTTGGAGGGAGCGGAGCGGCCGCCGCTGGCTCGACCCATATAACAAAACGAATTGGGAGTACCTCGGCGAGATCGTCGACTTCGCGGTAGAGCAAGGTTTTCCTGAAATCCAGCTCGATTACGTGCGATTTCCTGCCGGGGGGCTCCGGTCTTCGATGGTCTTTCCCGCGAAGGACGAGTGGCCCGAGGAGACCACCGACGCGCAGGTGATCCAAGAGTTCGCGCAGTTCATCCGCGACCGGCTGCCGGAGGACGTCGTCTTGAGCGCCGACATCTTCGGGATCGTCAGCAGCACGACGAAAGACCAAGGCATCGGCCAGGACATGGAGTACTTCCCGCAGCCGTTCGATCTGCTCTGCCCGATGGTGTATCCGAACCACTACGCGAACGGCGAGTACGGCATCGCCGACCCGAACGGTTCGCCTTATGAGATCTTGATGAAGAGCGTCGGCGACTTTGTCGAGCTGTTGCCCGACAAGCCGCTGCGACCGTGGCTGCAGACGTTCGGTGGGTACGGCGTCGACGAGGTGCGCGAGCAAATCCGCGCGCTGAAGGAGCTTGGTGTGCAGGAGTACCTGCTGTGGCATTCGGGAAATTCTTATGAGGGACGGGTGCCGGTGGACACGAGCGATCTTGACCCAGAGCCGTTGGAAGAGGAGCCGTTGTCGTCTGACGCCGAGGTTCCCGACCCGAACTAACGGGCGATGCAGTCCCCACCTGCCTCCCCCAGCCACGAAAACGTGTGGCAACCACAGTCCTTGCAGGCCGGGGGAGGAATCTTTCGGATCACAGACAACCGTTCGGGCTCTTCGATTTGAAATTTGAGATTTCAGAATCCCGCATAGCGGGTCGTCCTCCTGGGCGATCTTGTTTTTGCGAGAGGAACTTTGGTTGGCAGGGACGTCGCTCCGCTCCTCATTGGCGTTGACAGAGCAACGCCCTCCATTCAGGTTGCCGAAAACCCGTGGGGTGGTAGATTGGTTTCGTGCCAGCACTCTCCGATTACGACCGAGCTGCACTTGCAGGCGAACACGGGCCTGCCGCGCAAATGTCGATGCGGATCATCGTGCGGATGGCGGACGTCACCGGCGCCCCAGAGCTGATGGACATCGTGGCCGCGCACATCGACAGCACGATATACATCGGCGAATCGTGCATGGAGTATGCGGAGAAGCTTGTCTCTCTTGGCGCGAAAGTAAGAGTGCCGACGACGCTCAACGTCAGCGGTCTCGACGAAGAGCACTGGATGGACTGGCCCGTGCCTATGGACTGGGCGGAGAAGGCGCACCGGCAGATGGTCGCGTACAAGAGCATGGGCACCGTGCAGACTTGGACGTGCGCGCCGTACCAGACCCGGCACAGGCCAAAGTTCGGGCAGCAGATCGCGTGGGGCGAGTCGAACGCGATCGTCTTTGCAAACTCCGTGATCGGCGCGCGGACGGAGCGGTATCCAGACCTGCTGGATATCTGTTGCGCGATCACTGGGCGGGTTCCGAAGCGCGGGCTGCACTTGACTGAAAACCGCGCGGGCGATTTTCTTATTCGTCTTGTCGGTGTGCCTCTTGCTTTGCAGTCGTCGGACGACTTCTATCCAGTGCTAGGGCATTTGATCGGCCAGCTTTCGGGCGAACGCGTGCCGGTGATCGAGGGGCTGGAGCACAGACCGACGGACGACCAGTATAAAGCGCTTGGTGCGGCGGCGGCTTCTTCTGGGACAGTAGCTCTGTTCCATGTCGTCGGGCACACGCCGGAGGCGCCTACTTTGGACGAGGCGTTCCAGGATAAGTCCTATAAGTCTTATAAGACCTATGAGATTGCGATGAGTGAGTTGTGTGCAGCGCGTGACGAGCTGTCGTCTTTCGAGGGTGAGCGGATCGATATGGTCGTGCTTGGCAGCCCGCACTATTCGCTCGACGAATTTCGTGCGCTGCTACCGTTGATCTCTGGTCGGGAACGGTCTTCTTCGACACGGTTTCTGGTCACGACCGGTCGACTTGTACGTCAGGTTTTGGCGGGCAACGGGATGCTCACTGAGCTTGAGTGGTTCGGCGTGCAACTGACGGTCGACACCTGCCCGCTTGCCACGCCGATGCTCCCGCCGGACGTGAAGGTGCTGATGACCAACTCGGGCAAGTACGCGTACTATTCGCCTTCCCTGCTCGGTGTGGAGGTCGTGTACGGGAGCACTGCCGACTGCGTCGAGTCGGCCGTACGAGGAAAGGTCGTGAGGGACGACAGCCTATGGGTGTGATCCAGGGCGTTCCGATCGTGCCTGGTTCTGCCGAGGGCGAACTGTTGGTCAGCGACGAGCCGATGTCTTTCTGGGGAGGTTACGACGCCGCGACTGGCGATTTGATCGACCAGCACCATCCGTTGTGCGGGCAGAACGCGCGCGGCAAGGTGCTTGGGGTCCCGTTCACGATCGGGAGTTCGACGACGGCGGCGGTGTTCTTGCAGGCGATCCGCGACGGCACCGCGCCTGCGGCGATCATCACCGTTGGAACCGACTCATTCCTCGCGCTCGCCTCGATCGTCGCGGCGGAGATGTACGAGAGGGCCGTTCCGGTCGTTTCGGTTTCTGCTGACGAGTATGCGACGTTGAGGAGCGGCGTACGCGTGAGCATCGACGACTCGGGGCAAATAGAAGAGCTGTAGCCGCACCCTAATATCAACGCTTAGGCCG of Armatimonadota bacterium contains these proteins:
- a CDS encoding PD40 domain-containing protein, encoding MRGIFRFAMLALASALVCAGFAQEEEVKPDKLKEDLPLQGTETIEFTTDEVTWMSLDVSPDGSTIVFDLLGDLYTLPIMGGEARKIVGGISFEGQPRFSPDGEKIVFTSDRSGADNVWIADADGDNAKALTKGRNSHYFSPDWTPDGKYIVVSKMIRGQVSVTMLVPTLRMYHVDGGSGLTLSSQASGSGGFSRQFQMGAVASPDGRYVYFAFHNGRPRRNAMFPIWQVSRYDLRTGDTQRLTNAQGSAMRPAISPDGEHMVYATRFETQTGLRVRNLVTHEERWLAYPVTRDDQESVASRDTYPGYSFMPDGKSLIVPVNGKIARIDFKSGKMTDIPFTAKVSVKVNPTVHFDYKVESGDQVTARLVRWAKLSPSGTQVAFTAFNKLWVQDLPSGEPKRLTQSEGVGEFMPAWTPDGKEIVYVTWSGNGGSVMKVSADGGTPMKLTHTDAYYSDPAVTLDGKRIVFTMGNAIDHMFSIEPDGRRDGILPETGDEEIGGFGGGMGRELVWMPIYGGRPTTIGPARGSSPHFVKDQPERVYLTSRGSLTSVRFDGLDRKTHLTVSASTGGGGGGRGGGGGEAVIISPDGGFAFVSAAGRHYIVTIPPSGDQTLSFSLPGGPAPVKKMSEHGGDYLGWSSDGRSVTWSWGATFYIQDVKSDEPHETPIKVTMPRAKPEGTVVLSGARLVTMNGDEVIESGDIVVTDNRIVAVGPKGTVAKPAGAKVIDVTGKTIIPGFVDIHAHLRPPRNVLQLQNWSYLANLAYGVTTTRDPQSGSTDVFSYMDLMDTGQMIGPRIFSTGPGVFSRSGLTDKDAAFRYIKRYRDAYNSQTLKQYMSGDRIVRQWIAMACREYSITPTTEGGLDLKLNLTHMFDGYSGHEHSLPVHPLYKDVTEFVARTKTFYTPTLLVAYGAPWTENYFYQHTDVHGNMKLRRFVPHALLDGMTRRRGQWFLPEEYGHEGIARGLRDVVRAGGRVGLGSHGQLQGLGAHWEIWAMQSGGMTEHEALKCATIFGAEAIGLISDLGSLEAGKLADLIVLDENPLDDIRNTNTIRYVMKNGELFFGDTLDQIWPVRKMLPKMFWQDLDPPTD
- a CDS encoding DUF4349 domain-containing protein, whose translation is MKKAHWLPLAALAVLLVGCGAEGYDSAEVSRSLPDSDMAQSGGGGYSFDDSGLELTMGAPNDSGGDIPPLAQMTTASMAQQLRQIIRNGDISLRVDDVRKTARQITDMVVQGGGYVQSTKTNDVAGDNPTVDMTIRVVSSGFDDAMMTLEEMGVLLEQSSNTKDVTSQLIDLGVRVKTLTAKEDTFREMLRNARTTSDIISLQERLTQVRTEIERMEAQRKSLSALATLSTIEVHLSENATIPVVASDPNWFGQNFAAASTSFMGIGRGLVSMLTWLVVFSPIWLTPILVGAWAWKRFGKRIPPVTH
- a CDS encoding DUF4349 domain-containing protein; protein product: MKKVPWGLIAVSVFAVVVIVAIFFPVFAQSKVSASNSMAISSRAADNSPEFNTMAGAPEDATVSGDFLGYSRGSPAVVTGGTGGGSGSSQSVPPLTEMSTASMAEQQRQVIRNGEISVRVPDVEEAESKITDMVIKGGGYVESSSTDLPADNRTIDMTIRVVADGFDGAMQQLAALGIKLSSNSSTQDVTAQLIDLEVRARTLTAKEDTFREMLRTSRTTSDIISLQERLTQVRTEIERMEAQRKSLSTLATLSTIEVHLTENATVPVVASDPNWFGETFASSATTFVGASRRLVTAVLWIVGVAPYWGIPLIAGVWLWKRHNGAAASTPEQSGRD
- a CDS encoding aconitase X catalytic domain-containing protein, producing the protein MPALSDYDRAALAGEHGPAAQMSMRIIVRMADVTGAPELMDIVAAHIDSTIYIGESCMEYAEKLVSLGAKVRVPTTLNVSGLDEEHWMDWPVPMDWAEKAHRQMVAYKSMGTVQTWTCAPYQTRHRPKFGQQIAWGESNAIVFANSVIGARTERYPDLLDICCAITGRVPKRGLHLTENRAGDFLIRLVGVPLALQSSDDFYPVLGHLIGQLSGERVPVIEGLEHRPTDDQYKALGAAAASSGTVALFHVVGHTPEAPTLDEAFQDKSYKSYKTYEIAMSELCAARDELSSFEGERIDMVVLGSPHYSLDEFRALLPLISGRERSSSTRFLVTTGRLVRQVLAGNGMLTELEWFGVQLTVDTCPLATPMLPPDVKVLMTNSGKYAYYSPSLLGVEVVYGSTADCVESAVRGKVVRDDSLWV
- a CDS encoding DUF126 domain-containing protein, yielding MGVIQGVPIVPGSAEGELLVSDEPMSFWGGYDAATGDLIDQHHPLCGQNARGKVLGVPFTIGSSTTAAVFLQAIRDGTAPAAIITVGTDSFLALASIVAAEMYERAVPVVSVSADEYATLRSGVRVSIDDSGQIEEL